A genomic window from Megalobrama amblycephala isolate DHTTF-2021 linkage group LG2, ASM1881202v1, whole genome shotgun sequence includes:
- the akap1a gene encoding A-kinase anchor protein 1, mitochondrial, with amino-acid sequence MLLSFRPLVSISVLTLLGWCWYSFRRRRRTTAPLWTEEEVCFSDRSRPVHSSPADSSILGESDLKMDHNILGSSEISNFTDSSPVLDIRNLTCTSPVTGLTKGVRPEPEGEVSVRFPETLQTGKEKDSIAGEGHQEVCEDDCGLESDLVCLSSNCLSNNSHPSTGQQPGAVHLDSSLSDSSTDRGLNPENMEKISSVLVQQILEAAAEDWKNQEASDPRELAGVSRPPEGEFQSAAQEPFQQQSISGDDNSRVSHQDAVSFRENLLSHLGASVGDDSGCGSCFSEDASGAEGLSSELSEEGQGFLMTPTEEDTVSIESKMIPSIHGVAEGEEETWRGSGVKNLSCISAETQMSSLAPLPAQPIILWDIEVPAHLVGRLIGKQGKFVNFLKQSSGAKIYVSTLPFTQEIQICHIQGSQQQVDDALSLIRKKFKDLDLSNCVPLPCLPITSWLLLPQDMFVEVIVSQVEAGLHLFVQQHKHPSYQALPTLIQHMQLCYSQPGCPSLPTPVEVGVVCAAPVTGSGWQRAQVIQYNRESGTAHIRYVDNGGYDTVNSAILRQIRSDFVTLPFQAAEVLLDNITPLPGEEEFSLEAKAALEELTANMALIIKVTSSQDGLPLVHMWKQMGDEVVLLNRLLAERGFCTWFETQ; translated from the exons ATGCTGCTGTCGTTTAGGCCGCTGGTCTCTATCTCTGTGTTGACTCTGTTGGGCTGGTGCTGGTACAGCttcaggaggaggaggaggacaaCAGCTCCTCTCTGGACTGAAGAGGAGGTGTGTTTTTCGGACAGAAGCAGACCTGTTCACTCCTCCCCTGCTGACTCCAGTATTTTGGGGGAAAG TGACCTGAAGATGGACCATAACATCTTAGGATCCTCTGAAATAAGCAACTTCACAGATTCCTCACCAGTTCTGGACATACGCAACCTTACCTGCACCTCTCCAGTAACAGGCCTCACCAAGGGAGTTCGACCCGAGCCAGAAGGAGAAGTATCTGTTCGTTTCCCTGAGACTCTCCAAACTGGGAAAGAAAAGGACAGCATTGCTGGTGAAGGTCATCAAGAAGTTTGTGAAGATGACTGTGGGCTTGAGTCTGATCTGGTTTGTCTCTCTTCAAACTGTCTTTCCAACAACTCTCACCCTTCAACGGGGCAACAGCCAGGTGCTGTCCACTTGGATAGCAGCCTGTCTGATTCCTCCACCGATAGAGGCCTGAACCCGGAGAACATGGAAAAGATCAGTTCTGTTCTGGTCCAACAGATCTTAGAAGCAGCGGCCGAGGACTGGAAAAACCAGGAAGCCAGTGATCCACGTGAGCTTGCCGGTGTTTCAAGACCTCCAGAGGGTGAATTTCAGTCTGCTGCTCAAGAACCATTTCAGCAGCAAAGCATCAGCGGTGACGACAACAGCAGAGTATCTCATCAGGATGCGGTCTCATTCAGGGAAAACCTACTCAGCCATTTAGGAGCTTCTGTTGGAGATGATTCTGGATGTGGTTCTTGCTTCTCAGAGGATGCATCCGGTGCAGAGGGACTGTCCAGCGAGCTGTCTGAGGAGGGCCAAGGCTTTTTAATGACCCCCACAGAAGAGGACACAGTCAGCATAGAGAGTAAAATGATTCCCAGCATCCACGGAGTGGCAGAAGGAGAAGAGGAGACCTGGAGAG GTTCGGGTGTTAAAAATTTAAGCTGCATTAGTGCCGAGACTCAGATGAGCAGCTTGGCTCCACTTCCGGCCCAGCCCATCATTCTCTGGGACATAGAGGTGCCAGCG CATCTGGTTGGTCGATTGATCGGGAAGCAGGGGAAATTTGTGAACTTCCTGAAGCAGAGCTCTGGAGCAAAGATCTACGTCTCCACCCTGCCGTTCACTCAGGAGATTCAGATCTGCCACATCCAGG GCTCACAGCAGCAGGTGGATGATGCTCTTTCACTCATCAGGAAGAAGTTTAAAGATCTGGATCTAAGTAATTGTGTCCCTCTGCCCTGCCTGCCCATCACATCCTGG CTGCTGCTGCCTCAGGATATGTTTGTGGAGGTGATTGTGTCGCAGGTAGAGGCGGGTCTTCATCTGTTCGTTCAGCAACACAAGCATCCATCTTATCAGGCCCTTCCCACCCTTATTCAGCACATGCAGCTCTGCTACTCTCAGCCTGGATGTCCCAGCCTGCCCACCCCCGTCGAAG tGGGGGTGGTCTGTGCTGCTCCAGTAACAGGAAGTGGCTGGCAGAGAGCCCAGGTCATCCAGTACAACAGAGAGTCTGGCACGGCTCATATCAGATATGTAGATAATGGAGGTTATGACACCGTGAACAGCGCCATCCTCAGGCAGATCAG gtcagACTTTGTGACCTTACCATTCCAGGCAGCAGAGGTTCTGTTAGACAATATCACGCCTTTGCCAG GAGAGGAAGAGTTTTCCCTGGAGGCTAAAGCAGCACTGGAGGAATTGACTGCAAATATGGCCTTAATCATCAAG GTGACAAGCAGTCAAGACGGCCTTCCTCTGGTGCACATGTGGAAACAGATGGGAGACGAG GTGGTTCTGCTGAACAGATTACTGGCTGAACGCGGGTTTTGCACCTGGTTTGAGACACAGTGA